One region of Bubalus kerabau isolate K-KA32 ecotype Philippines breed swamp buffalo chromosome 6, PCC_UOA_SB_1v2, whole genome shotgun sequence genomic DNA includes:
- the TSPAN2 gene encoding tetraspanin-2 isoform X1: protein MCVKSLQSCLTLCDPMDHGLPGSSVHGILQLAGSAVIAFGLWFRFGGSMKDFSSEDKSPEYFYMGLYVLVGAGALMMAVGFFGCCGATRESQCVLGSFFICLLVIFAAEITTGVFAFIGKDVAIRHVQTMYEEAYNDYLRDKEKGNGTLITFHSTFQCCGKESPEQVQPTCPKELLGHKNCIDEIESIISVKLQLIGIVGIGIAGLTIFGMVFSMVLCCAIRNSRDVI, encoded by the exons atgtgtgttaagtcacttcagtcatgtctgactctttgtgaccctatggaccatggcctgccaggctcctctgtccatgggattcttcag CTGGCAGGGTCTGCGGTCATTGCTTTTGGACTATGGTTTCGGTTTGGAGGCTCCATGAAGGATTTCTCCTCGGAGGACAAGTCCCCAGAGTACTTCTACATGG GGCTGTATGTGCTGGTTGGAGCAGGGGCCCTGATGATGGCCGTGGGCTTCTTCGGGTGCTGTGGGGCCACGAGGGAGTCGCAGTGTGTTCTTGGATCT TTTTTTATCTGCCTATTGGTGATATTTGCTGCTGAAATAACCACTGGAGTATTTGCTTTCATAGGCAAGGATGTA GCAATACGACATGTTCAGACCATGTATGAAGAAGCTTATAATGATTACCTTAGAGACAAGGAAAAGGGAAATGGGACTCTCATCACCTTCCACTCAACG TTTCAGTGCTGTGGAAAAGAAAGCCCTGAACAGGTCCAACCCACCTGTCCAAAGGAGCTCCTAGGACACAAG AATTGCATTGACGAAATTGAGAGCATAATCAGTGTTAAGCTCCAGCTCATCGGAATTGTCGGTATTGGAATCGCAGGTCTCACG